GTTTGAACTAAAAGAACACCTGCTGCAGTCACTCagtctatactctctctctctctctctctctctctctctctctctctctctctctcatactctctctctctctctctctctctctctctctctctctctctctctctctctctctctctctctctctctctctctctctctctctctctctctctcacacactctcttctgtctctgtctcctcaacAGGACCTGTTTGCGGTGAGCATGATCATTCCCCTGCTGAGTCACCATGTCAAGGCACTGGGGGCCAGCCCCACCGTGGCAGGCTTAGTAGGTATGAAGATGATGAAGATATAATAGCAGGAAAAAAAGGAGAGTTCACATCAGTGTCATAGTTTTTAATATGTTTTTATACATCAGAAGTGGCGGTATAATTTAGCTGTAGCTGGCCAACCtgggaaatttaaaaaaaatacttttattGCATGAAATATTGTATGAAACAAATGGATAGGGACCTGTGAGGACAACATATGAAGGAATTGTCTTTTTCTGCTAAATAAGCTTTCTTTCTGCGTGTGAAATCACCAGCTGATATACTTACTCCTTTCATATCACTGTGAGCACTGATTGAGTTCACAGGGTCTGATAGCTTATGCAAAGTGCTACAGCGGCTTACATCATAGGCAAGCTGTAATCATAAATATCTCTAGCGGCTAGCGGCTCACCACTGTTAGCATTGGTCTATTAACAACAGTTCAACATTCAGAATGGGTCATAATCTGTACCTAATGCAATGGTTTATGTTTCAGGCTCCACATATGGGATCCTACAACTCTTCTCCAGCACTATAGTTGTAAGTACTGACGGTGTTCTGAAGACAGACAGTAGTATTGTGGTACTGTATGTCTTGTTGAAcgccagtgtgtttctagtatgACAGCATagagcagtcacacacacacacacacacacacacactaccttaaGACCTTACCTGACATGGTGTTTGTGTCCTTTGGTCTCCACAACAATGTCAACATCTGAGTTTCTGATAGGACGTCAGCAGTGACCTGGAGTTTGATGCTCAACCATGCACTAACCACTAACACTCCATTAACATCCACAAATTCCTCTGAATCTACGTCTCTTAACAAGGTTGATACTGTATGCTGAGAGAGGTCTCCTctgaagagagacagaggttcTCAGAGTAGAGTCATGAGAGGCACTTCCCCTTCCCCCACAGTCTCCTGAAATTGGTTTAAATCTCAGGGGTCATGAGACGAATTAAAGGAGGAGAAGGAATCGTTTGTGGCCCCAGtgaacagacagggagggagggatgggttgatggagggagaaaggagggaggaagggaacagCCAGGTCTCTGTGGTAATCCCCACAGGCCACATCCAGTATAcagcaaattcaattgatttcatTATACCGTGTGTGATGATTGTGGTTGTGATCGGCAGGGCAGCTGGAGTGACGTGGTCGGGAGGCGGTACTCTATGCTGATGTGTCTGCTGCTGAGTGCTCTGGGCTACTGCTTGCTGGGGATGTCCACCAGCATCGCCCTGTTTCTCCTGGCTAGGATCCCTGTGGGTGAGTcagactgggggagagaggggaaggtagAAACGATTAGGTGAGTCAGGGAGGAGACTTCTTACTTCAGAGGCTTTAGCCTCGAAATACCTCTACCATTCATCTGAGTCTGAATCGTTCAggtatgtaaaaaaacaaaaatgctTTGATGTTTTATATGCACCGTGACTGTCAGTAAAAACAGAATTGATCATTAACATTCTGTTAAACACAAACATAAAAACAACTTCTCTGTCATGTGTccgctccctctcgctctgtcCTCCAGGGCTGTTCAAGCACTCCCTGTCCATCTGCCGGGCCCTGCTGTCTGATCTGGTGTCTGAGGTGGAGCGCCCCCTAGTGATGGGACACTTCAACGTGGCCTCCAGCATGGGCTTCATCTTGGGACCCGTGGTGGGGGGCTACCTCACTGAACATGAGGGAGGCTTCTACATCTCATCCTTCACCTGTGCCGCCATCTTCCTCCTCAACGCAGGTAGGTGGGGGTTCTCCTGCGCCGCCATCTTCCTCCTCAACGCAGGTAGGTGGGGGTTCTCCTGCGCCGCCATCTTCCTCCTCAACACAGGTAGCTGGGGGTGAGGATGAGGACAGGAGatggggcagggagggagaggcaaggagagagaggggaggagcaggagagtAGGCAAAGGGTGTGCAAGGCACTTATGTTGGTATTCCCAATTCCAACCAATTCTAAATCACACCTTAACTCTAGGCACTGTGTGGATGTGAAAGGATGGGATGTGTGCTGTCTAACCTTGTGTTTGTTGTGTTCCATCCAGGTCTAGTTCGGCTGCTTCCCTGGAGTGATGCACTAACCCTACGCACCGATGCTAACTCCGACAGCAGCGCTAGCAATGCCGGCTGCCACGACAACGACAACCACTTCACCTCAACACAGCAAAACTGCTCCCAAGGCAACAGCAACAACCAAACTACAGCTTCGGCGGCAGCGGTCACGGGATCGGTGGCTCCAGAGAAGAACcagaggagctggagctgggacCTGGACTGGGGGGAGGAGTCCCTGCTCCCTTCTGCCTGGCGTCAGCTCTCTTCGGTGGGCTCCAAGATTAGCAGTGTGGCCTCCTCGGACATGTGGGACCTGTTCCTGGTGCGTCTGCTCATGGCCATGGCCATAATGCTGTACTACAGTAACTTCTCCCTGGCCATGGAGGAGCGCTTCATGCTGAATCCCAAGGCCACAGGTTATCTAATCAGCTACAGCTCTACCCTGGGGGCCCTAGCCGGGTTCTTGGTGGGACCCATCACTAAACTGTACGGTAACAAAATGTCGGCACTGTTGCTACACTCTTCGGTCGTCACGTGTTGCCTGATCCTGCTCTACGCCGCAGCGCCCAGTGTCTGGCACGTGTTGTTAAGTTCCACTTTCATCGCCATCTCTACAACCATCGGACGCACCTGCATCACTGACCTGGTACTGCAGAAAGGGGGCACTCACGCCAGCGGCACACTCATCGGGGCGGGGCAGTCAGTGACTGCGGTGGGGCGCGTGCTCGCCCCCCTGCTCTCGGGGCTGGCCCAGGAGTTTAGTCCCTGTGGGCCCCCGATTCTGGGGGTAGGGTTGGCGTTAGCGGCTGTCGTCCTGCTGCTGGTCAGGGTGCCAAAATGGGACGTGAGGGGCAAGATGAAAGATGCATAACTCTAAGtcacacacagtgagagagggaATGAATGAGAGAGTGAAtgaatgagagagggagtgagatcaAAACTACCACA
The Salvelinus fontinalis isolate EN_2023a chromosome 23, ASM2944872v1, whole genome shotgun sequence genome window above contains:
- the LOC129820730 gene encoding major facilitator superfamily domain-containing protein 9-like isoform X2, coding for MNNAKCSILNQIPRRRTRIIQCIYVVGFMDLFAVSMIIPLLSHHVKALGASPTVAGLVGSTYGILQLFSSTIVGSWSDVVGRRYSMLMCLLLSALGYCLLGMSTSIALFLLARIPVGLFKHSLSICRALLSDLVSEVERPLVMGHFNVASSMGFILGPVVGGYLTEHEGGFYISSFTCAAIFLLNAGLVRLLPWSDALTLRTDANSDSSASNAGCHDNDNHFTSTQQNCSQGNSNNQTTASAAAVTGSVAPEKNQRSWSWDLDWGEESLLPSAWRQLSSVGSKISSVASSDMWDLFLVRLLMAMAIMLYYSNFSLAMEERFMLNPKATGYLISYSSTLGALAGFLVGPITKLYGNKMSALLLHSSVVTCCLILLYAAAPSVWHVLLSSTFIAISTTIGRTCITDLVLQKGGTHASGTLIGAGQSVTAVGRVLAPLLSGLAQEFSPCGPPILGVGLALAAVVLLLVRVPKWDVRGKMKDA
- the LOC129820730 gene encoding major facilitator superfamily domain-containing protein 9-like isoform X1, whose translation is MNNAKCSILNQIPRRRTRIIQCIYVVGFMDLFAVSMIIPLLSHHVKALGASPTVAGLVGSTYGILQLFSSTIVGSWSDVVGRRYSMLMCLLLSALGYCLLGMSTSIALFLLARIPVGLFKHSLSICRALLSDLVSEVERPLVMGHFNVASSMGFILGPVVGGYLTEHEGGFYISSFTCAAIFLLNAGRWGFSCAAIFLLNAGLVRLLPWSDALTLRTDANSDSSASNAGCHDNDNHFTSTQQNCSQGNSNNQTTASAAAVTGSVAPEKNQRSWSWDLDWGEESLLPSAWRQLSSVGSKISSVASSDMWDLFLVRLLMAMAIMLYYSNFSLAMEERFMLNPKATGYLISYSSTLGALAGFLVGPITKLYGNKMSALLLHSSVVTCCLILLYAAAPSVWHVLLSSTFIAISTTIGRTCITDLVLQKGGTHASGTLIGAGQSVTAVGRVLAPLLSGLAQEFSPCGPPILGVGLALAAVVLLLVRVPKWDVRGKMKDA